Proteins found in one Bremerella volcania genomic segment:
- the recQ gene encoding DNA helicase RecQ yields the protein MDSTSPASTEDLLATMHKYWGYEQFRPLQREAMESVLEDRDSVVVMPTGGGKSLCYQVPALCKPGVAVIASPLISLMKDQVDALTACGIRAACINSTVTPAERRSIAADIRSGDTKLVYLAPERLLSDRTLDFLSSVDVSFFAIDESHCISEWGHDFRPEYRMMRMLKDRFPGVGIHAYTATATQRVRSDIAQQLGLVNPEMLVGSFDRPNLVYRIQRRKDRFAQIQEIVSRHANESGIVYCIRRTDVESIAQQLNDVGIKALPYHAGLSDEERQKHQEDFIQERADVVVATVAFGMGIDKSNVRYVVHAGMPKSLESYQQESGRAGRDGLEAECVLLYSSGDLVTWKRMLGDLPDTAQQAAFHSLEALDHFCIGTECRHKMLVSYFGQDLGEAECEACDVCLGTVDLVEDGLILGQKILSCIVRTGERFGADHNAKVLCGSRDKRVLELGHDELSTYGLLQDQSIRAVRTWIEQLAGQRFLAKTGEFNVLKITESGRQLLRGEVTPKLTKPDGDAEDKPKRKRKGDDWEGVDRGLFESLRSLRREKAEEAGIPAYIVFGDSSLREMARHRPSTIESFRLIKGVGDKKCQDYGEAFTKHIANYCQAEGVEVDALETEVIAAPRREAPKNQSPKLKDAFTLFAKGKTVDEVAAIIERANSTVQGYLEQFIKEQKIDDPTAWVTGETARRIEAAIEECGLRALRPVYEHLGEEVTYEEIRIVVACLQNRESP from the coding sequence ATGGATTCAACGTCGCCAGCCAGTACCGAAGATTTGCTGGCGACCATGCATAAGTACTGGGGGTACGAGCAGTTTCGTCCCTTGCAGCGCGAGGCGATGGAGTCGGTCCTTGAAGATCGCGACTCGGTCGTGGTCATGCCCACCGGCGGCGGCAAGTCGCTCTGCTACCAGGTACCAGCCCTCTGCAAGCCTGGCGTCGCGGTGATTGCTTCACCGCTGATCTCGCTGATGAAAGACCAGGTCGATGCCCTGACCGCGTGCGGCATTCGCGCGGCGTGCATCAACAGCACCGTCACCCCAGCCGAGCGGCGTTCGATTGCCGCCGACATTCGCAGCGGCGACACGAAACTTGTATACCTGGCCCCCGAACGGCTGCTTTCCGATCGTACGCTCGACTTTTTAAGCAGCGTCGACGTCTCGTTCTTTGCCATCGACGAATCGCACTGCATCAGCGAATGGGGACACGACTTCCGCCCCGAGTACCGCATGATGCGGATGCTCAAAGATCGCTTCCCCGGCGTCGGCATTCACGCTTACACCGCCACGGCGACCCAGCGCGTCCGCAGCGACATCGCCCAGCAGCTAGGCCTGGTCAATCCCGAGATGCTGGTTGGCTCGTTCGATCGTCCGAACCTGGTCTATCGCATCCAACGCCGCAAAGATCGTTTCGCCCAGATTCAAGAGATTGTGTCGCGGCATGCCAACGAGTCCGGCATCGTCTATTGCATTCGTCGAACCGACGTCGAGTCGATCGCCCAGCAGCTGAACGACGTCGGCATCAAGGCCTTGCCCTATCACGCAGGCCTCAGCGACGAGGAGCGTCAGAAGCATCAAGAGGACTTCATTCAAGAGCGCGCCGACGTCGTCGTCGCGACGGTCGCGTTCGGCATGGGGATCGACAAGTCGAACGTCCGATACGTCGTGCATGCCGGCATGCCCAAGTCGCTGGAAAGCTATCAGCAGGAAAGTGGCCGCGCCGGTCGCGATGGCCTGGAAGCCGAGTGCGTGCTGCTTTATTCCAGCGGCGATCTGGTCACCTGGAAGCGAATGCTCGGGGACCTGCCCGACACCGCGCAGCAGGCGGCGTTCCATTCGCTCGAAGCGCTCGACCATTTCTGCATCGGCACCGAGTGCCGCCACAAAATGCTCGTCAGCTACTTCGGCCAAGACCTGGGAGAGGCCGAGTGCGAAGCGTGCGACGTCTGCCTGGGCACCGTCGACCTGGTCGAAGATGGCCTCATCCTGGGGCAAAAGATTCTGTCCTGCATCGTCCGCACAGGCGAACGTTTCGGGGCGGATCACAACGCCAAAGTGCTCTGCGGTTCGCGGGACAAGCGCGTGCTGGAACTGGGGCACGACGAGCTGAGCACCTACGGGCTGTTGCAAGATCAAAGCATCCGCGCGGTACGCACCTGGATCGAACAACTCGCCGGGCAGCGTTTCCTGGCCAAGACCGGCGAGTTCAACGTTTTGAAGATCACCGAAAGTGGTCGCCAACTCTTGCGGGGTGAAGTCACGCCGAAGCTGACCAAGCCCGATGGCGATGCTGAAGACAAGCCGAAACGGAAGCGGAAGGGGGACGACTGGGAGGGAGTCGATCGCGGATTGTTCGAGTCGCTCCGATCGCTTCGCCGCGAGAAGGCCGAAGAGGCTGGCATCCCGGCGTATATCGTCTTTGGCGACAGTTCGCTTCGCGAGATGGCTCGGCATCGCCCCTCGACGATTGAAAGTTTCCGCTTGATCAAAGGGGTCGGCGACAAGAAGTGCCAGGACTACGGCGAGGCATTCACCAAGCACATCGCCAACTATTGTCAGGCGGAAGGGGTTGAAGTCGACGCGCTGGAAACCGAGGTCATTGCTGCCCCGCGCCGTGAGGCCCCCAAGAATCAATCGCCGAAACTGAAGGACGCGTTCACCCTGTTCGCCAAAGGGAAAACGGTGGACGAAGTCGCCGCGATTATCGAGCGGGCCAACTCAACCGTCCAAGGCTACCTCGAACAGTTCATCAAAGAGCAGAAGATCGACGATCCCACGGCCTGGGTCACCGGCGAAACGGCCCGCCGCATCGAAGCCGCCATCGAAGAGTGCGGCCTAAGAGCCCTCCGCCCCGTGTACGAACACCTGGGAGAAGAGGTCACCTACGAAGAAATCCGCATCGTGGTAGCCTGTCTCCAAAACCGCGAATCCCCCTAA
- a CDS encoding caspase family protein encodes MMIRLLRAWFSVLVVVIAPLPLTVAQEMLPAESILPGQDEPPKFSHEGLPDESVVPGLPVNSMQAEQPAPEQLSPSDEVPLAGEHVVPNIEVVQEVALPEDPPWLRLNLGGPTAPVQTLCFSRDGTRLLAAGNDKMVHSWIAAAPQPGMPQRWIYETPVRWQVQRATRGDIHALAAMQGKFAFAGIGASALTGEIVLADQGRMAYERTLFDVENGPRSQILDLAALPEGLFSLDSEGDIQYWSADPATGKWSFATGANPNETLKTDPAQLRSWRLRGSRMASSGDDTLIFPVPVRSEQGIPYWRIGRWKANDAGATLVGAITQEFPGGIGAMACSANGSRLAAADISDSGTLVLADLANPRGTASIATGANVRSVCMPNDGSQVAAVIAKSPRGPFEIRLWKWPLGGAPQASSTLPLATIATDAAFSPDGRFLAVTQENAVVMHDLADLKSPVVLTTPIITPEDVAFTLDADYRIVIRQQAADGQPESVIQFETARRRYSVLQPPPPTVPSNPWKGTWSLQQKAVDRGTRLVYEIFQGDQSYCEIPQAILGTSRITSVCWLAPEEGRNAPSHIVVGTVGRNHAYLLDITNPQNVSVVREFRGHSSAIRSVGVSIDYRYLVTGSDDGLVNIWKLTEEPAASRSQNAWGADFEIVNNQVVARNVIADGPLYYRGVRTGDVIESLAQRVDANPDAPFDEKERDEKTIDNADAIVQTLATTAGDTMLRFQIERNGARQKPFYLHPAWQPLASLVTTSDREWAYWTPYGYYDASFNGHKIFGWQINRGIDQAPDFFLAAELKQQLEKPRVMERLLDAGSLSAAMQVAKATVPFNLHNRLEALASLRPQITIDSPTNDQLLNESQVLVEATIHVPAGSELTSSKVFANGVPAVEKLDEEVTVSEVVNGHQHKLRWRVALPPDQRIRLDVIASTTEGISATESLTIVQPASKHAARPRLFVIAAGISQYSDQQIPQLDFAAENAKAFTNTLKAHAAQMDVETIVLTDANVTQPLWNVAADTMWQQLQNTARPQDVVLFFLSGHGVRDVESQRYFFLTSDSRFADVAGRRYERCISSDAFQAYFAGLPCRKVAILDTCHSGAIQPLRQDDLKVMLRDMEEDVILTITASEGDEEAFEERDKRLGRFTARLVEGLSGSADQRAYAGNGDGQVSLNEVAQYVQATVPSDAAAVGQSQHPTIFPRDLFPLVDVPLATSAAN; translated from the coding sequence ATGATGATACGACTCCTACGTGCCTGGTTCTCTGTCTTAGTAGTGGTTATCGCTCCACTACCCCTGACGGTTGCCCAAGAAATGCTTCCGGCCGAAAGTATTTTGCCAGGTCAAGATGAGCCGCCTAAGTTCTCGCACGAAGGTTTGCCTGACGAATCGGTCGTCCCTGGCCTGCCCGTAAACTCGATGCAAGCGGAACAACCGGCCCCCGAACAGCTTTCACCGAGCGACGAAGTTCCGCTGGCCGGTGAGCACGTCGTGCCCAATATTGAGGTCGTGCAAGAGGTCGCCTTGCCGGAAGACCCTCCATGGCTGCGCCTCAATCTGGGTGGTCCCACCGCGCCGGTTCAAACGCTTTGCTTCTCGCGCGATGGCACCCGGCTGCTTGCCGCTGGCAACGACAAAATGGTCCATAGCTGGATCGCCGCCGCTCCGCAGCCTGGCATGCCGCAGCGCTGGATCTACGAGACCCCGGTGCGTTGGCAGGTCCAGCGAGCGACGCGCGGTGACATCCATGCACTGGCCGCCATGCAAGGGAAGTTCGCGTTCGCCGGGATTGGCGCTTCGGCGCTAACAGGCGAAATCGTGCTGGCCGATCAAGGCCGCATGGCATACGAGCGGACCCTCTTCGACGTCGAAAATGGACCACGCTCGCAAATCCTCGATTTGGCGGCCCTGCCCGAAGGGCTCTTCTCGCTCGACTCGGAAGGGGACATCCAGTACTGGTCCGCCGATCCGGCCACCGGCAAGTGGTCGTTCGCAACTGGCGCCAATCCGAATGAAACGCTCAAAACCGATCCTGCTCAGCTGCGATCGTGGCGACTGCGCGGCAGCCGTATGGCATCCAGCGGCGACGACACGCTGATCTTTCCGGTGCCGGTTCGTAGCGAACAAGGGATCCCCTATTGGCGAATCGGCCGCTGGAAAGCCAACGACGCCGGGGCCACGCTCGTCGGTGCGATCACCCAGGAGTTTCCCGGCGGCATCGGCGCGATGGCCTGTAGTGCCAACGGAAGTCGCCTGGCCGCGGCCGACATCAGCGACTCAGGCACGCTCGTCCTGGCCGACCTGGCCAATCCGCGTGGCACCGCGTCGATCGCTACCGGTGCCAACGTACGCAGTGTTTGCATGCCCAACGATGGCAGCCAGGTTGCCGCCGTCATCGCGAAATCACCGCGAGGTCCGTTTGAAATTCGGTTATGGAAGTGGCCTCTGGGGGGCGCACCGCAAGCTTCGTCAACGCTTCCCCTGGCCACGATCGCCACTGATGCGGCCTTCAGCCCTGATGGCAGATTTCTGGCAGTCACGCAGGAAAATGCCGTCGTGATGCACGACCTGGCCGACCTCAAATCGCCGGTCGTTCTGACCACGCCAATCATCACGCCTGAGGACGTCGCGTTCACGCTCGATGCCGACTACCGCATCGTCATCCGGCAACAAGCTGCCGATGGGCAACCCGAGAGCGTGATTCAATTCGAAACGGCTCGGCGGCGGTACTCCGTCCTTCAGCCACCCCCACCGACCGTCCCCAGCAATCCGTGGAAAGGAACCTGGTCGCTCCAGCAAAAGGCCGTCGATCGCGGCACTCGTTTGGTCTACGAAATCTTTCAGGGGGACCAGTCCTACTGCGAAATTCCGCAGGCAATCCTGGGCACCTCACGCATCACCTCGGTCTGCTGGCTGGCTCCCGAGGAAGGTCGCAATGCCCCTTCGCATATCGTCGTCGGCACGGTCGGTCGCAATCATGCTTACCTGCTCGACATCACCAACCCGCAAAACGTGAGCGTCGTCCGCGAGTTTCGCGGGCACTCTTCCGCGATTCGTAGCGTGGGCGTTTCGATCGACTATCGTTACCTCGTCACCGGCAGCGACGACGGGCTGGTCAACATTTGGAAACTGACCGAAGAGCCTGCCGCTTCGCGATCGCAAAACGCCTGGGGCGCCGACTTCGAGATCGTCAACAACCAGGTCGTTGCCCGAAACGTGATTGCGGACGGTCCGCTCTATTATCGCGGCGTTCGCACAGGCGACGTCATCGAGTCGCTGGCCCAGCGCGTCGATGCCAATCCCGACGCTCCATTCGATGAAAAGGAGCGAGATGAGAAGACCATCGACAACGCGGACGCCATCGTGCAAACGTTGGCGACGACCGCCGGCGATACGATGCTTCGCTTTCAAATCGAACGCAACGGTGCTCGACAGAAGCCGTTCTACTTGCACCCTGCCTGGCAGCCGCTGGCCTCGCTGGTAACCACCAGCGATCGCGAGTGGGCCTATTGGACGCCGTATGGTTACTACGACGCTTCCTTCAACGGACACAAGATCTTCGGCTGGCAGATCAATCGCGGGATCGATCAGGCCCCCGACTTTTTCCTGGCGGCGGAGCTCAAGCAGCAACTCGAGAAGCCGCGCGTCATGGAGCGACTGCTCGACGCCGGAAGCCTGTCGGCCGCCATGCAGGTCGCCAAGGCGACGGTCCCGTTCAACCTGCATAACCGCCTGGAAGCGCTCGCATCGCTGCGTCCGCAAATCACGATCGATTCGCCCACCAACGACCAGCTGCTAAACGAATCGCAGGTACTAGTCGAAGCGACGATTCACGTCCCGGCTGGCTCGGAGCTGACTTCGTCCAAGGTCTTCGCCAATGGCGTCCCCGCGGTGGAGAAGCTTGACGAAGAGGTGACCGTGAGCGAGGTCGTCAATGGTCACCAGCACAAGCTTCGCTGGCGTGTGGCCTTACCGCCGGATCAGCGGATTCGCCTGGACGTGATTGCCTCGACGACCGAAGGAATTTCCGCCACCGAGTCGCTCACGATCGTCCAGCCTGCCTCAAAGCACGCGGCGCGTCCGCGGCTGTTCGTGATCGCGGCCGGCATCAGTCAATATTCCGATCAACAGATTCCACAGCTTGACTTCGCTGCGGAAAATGCCAAGGCGTTTACCAACACGCTCAAGGCACACGCCGCGCAAATGGACGTCGAGACAATCGTGCTGACCGATGCCAACGTCACGCAGCCGCTGTGGAACGTGGCGGCCGATACGATGTGGCAGCAGCTGCAAAACACGGCCCGTCCGCAGGATGTGGTGTTGTTCTTTCTGTCCGGGCACGGGGTCCGGGACGTCGAGTCCCAACGCTACTTCTTCTTGACCAGCGACAGCCGATTTGCCGACGTCGCCGGCAGGCGCTACGAACGGTGCATCTCGTCCGATGCGTTTCAGGCGTATTTCGCCGGTCTGCCGTGCCGCAAGGTGGCGATCCTCGATACGTGCCACAGCGGTGCGATTCAGCCGCTGCGGCAGGACGACTTGAAGGTGATGCTGCGTGACATGGAAGAGGACGTCATCCTCACGATCACCGCCAGCGAAGGGGACGAAGAAGCATTTGAGGAGCGCGACAAACGTCTGGGCCGCTTCACGGCTCGGCTGGTCGAAGGTCTGTCCGGCAGTGCCGACCAGCGGGCGTATGCCGGCAACGGTGATGGCCAAGTCAGCCTGAACGAAGTCGCGCAGTACGTTCAGGCCACCGTCCCCAGCGATGCGGCGGCCGTCGGTCAGTCGCAGCATCCGACGATCTTCCCTCGCGACTTGTTCCCGCTGGTCGACGTTCCCCTAGCCACGAGCGCGGCCAACTAA